A region of the bacterium genome:
ACGTACTCCATCGGTAGGTCCCACCCCCCTCCGGGCCGGCGGTAATATTCGAAGGTCGTATATTCCGCCAATAACTCCTCCCACGGGCGGCCCGCTTCCAGAGCGGCGTAGACTTCTTCCGCGGTTTCCCGGTCTTCGGTCTCTATGAAAGAATACAAACGGCGCTTACGCCATTTTTCGTAAAACGCTTTTGCCTCCTCTTCGCCGGGGGCAATTCCGTCTTCGATTTCCCGCCATACGTAACTCCGCAGAAGAAAACGGCGATGATTCTCGATTTGGGTTAGGTAAAACCGGTCTTGATCGTATCCGGCCGCCGCGGCTTCGAGGGTCAACACCTTACCGGTTATCATCGTGTCTAATAGGTCGTTTAACGCCGTTGTGATTTCGTTACTTCGCGGCGGGGGCGCGCCGAGGCGTTCGTAACAATAAGACAAATCGTCCGCGGTAATTACGTGTACGCCGTCGATGGTAGCGAGTACTTCGGAACCGCCGAGGGCCTGGCCGGGGTGGGCGACCATAACGGTTAATAATGACGCCGCAACTAGTTTGATGAGCGAAACCTCTCTCGCGATCGCGAAACGCATAGGAGCACCGCCGAGATCTAGACTTCGTTAACGTTTTTTTTAATGATACTAAAAATACTTCGCTTTATCAACCGGGTTGTTTGTACTCCGCCGGTGTTGATTTCCGCCGCCCTTTAAGCTAAACTCAACCTCGATGTCGGAGAAGTCGGAACAAACGCGCGCCCACACCATCGGAACCGCCGGCCACGTCGACCACGGCAAGTCGGCCCTCGTGCGTGCGCTGACCGGCGAGGACCCCGACCGCCTCCCCGAGGAGAAGGAACGCGGTATGACCATCGACCTCGGCTTCGTCCACGCCGACTTCGGCGACGGCGCCGTCGCGACATTCATCGACGTACCGGGCCACGAGCGCTTTATCAAGACCGCGGTCGCCGGCGTCGCCGGCATCGACCTGGCGCTGTTCGTCGTCGCCGCCGACGAGGGCGTTATGCCGCAGACGCGCGAACACCTCGCCATCCTTCGCCACCTGGGCGTCGCAAGAGGCGTAGTCGCCATAACCAAGGCCGACCTCGTCGACGACGATTGGCTCGAGCTCGTCCGGGATGACCTGGCGAAATTTTTCGCCGGTTCGTTTTTGGAAGGGGCCCCGGCGGTGGCGGCCTCTGCGGTTACGGGTGAGGGCGTCGAGGACGTCCGGTCGGCGCTCAAAGAAGCGTTGGCGACGGTAACGCCGCGGCCGCCCGGGCGCGCTTTCCGGATGGCGATAGACCGCGTCTTCTCGCTGCGGGGTTTCGGTACGGTCGTGGCCGGCACGGTGGCCTCGGGCGAAGTCCGCACCCGGGACGAGGTAGAGATTCAGCCGTTAGGCCGTCGCGTTAGGGTGCGGGGCGTCCAGAGCCGACATAAAGGCGTCGACGTCGCGACGTCGGGTATGCGGACGGCGTTGAACGTAGCCGGCGTCGACCAGGACGACCTCCGGCGGGGGTA
Encoded here:
- the selB gene encoding selenocysteine-specific translation elongation factor codes for the protein MSEKSEQTRAHTIGTAGHVDHGKSALVRALTGEDPDRLPEEKERGMTIDLGFVHADFGDGAVATFIDVPGHERFIKTAVAGVAGIDLALFVVAADEGVMPQTREHLAILRHLGVARGVVAITKADLVDDDWLELVRDDLAKFFAGSFLEGAPAVAASAVTGEGVEDVRSALKEALATVTPRPPGRAFRMAIDRVFSLRGFGTVVAGTVASGEVRTRDEVEIQPLGRRVRVRGVQSRHKGVDVATSGMRTALNVAGVDQDDLRRGYEIAAPGLLTPTRRLDLKLDVDAGPVRHRARVRFNKGTAEAMGRLLLLDVDVAESGESYYAQVVLEEPVVAVRYEPFVIRDPSTLRLLGGGRILEPFPTPHRRQPWVVDELRKLEAAAGDSAALLRAIFTRPRGPKRAYRVAELAAAVAHISEDELRSSLEALVDKGVAARFGAEYVPAKDAAPIKEAAVKAVRDSLARDPLREAVSRDEIRAKLRYDFSPEGCGALLGQLAAEGELQASGGG